In the Oncorhynchus nerka isolate Pitt River linkage group LG2, Oner_Uvic_2.0, whole genome shotgun sequence genome, one interval contains:
- the LOC115146102 gene encoding transcription factor SOX-4-like — translation MTPAVILSRASSSIMVQQRGHKYPAVMDSDMSQEVFLGLGADDREEIFGRLPSNKDPNWCKTPTGHIKRPMNAFMVWSQIERRKIMEQWPDMHNAEISKRLGKRWKLLPDYEKIPFIKEAERLRLKHMADYPDYKYRPRKKSKSSIPVRVGDKVPLKTSKSHQGGRASASATSTATSRGLKIRTPSSKHRASFDSNKFKGYDEGISDDDTVDVELASPMTSQPGGQRPAVGVFHHQQAAMTPGEQQTQLAAQLRVKVSTTTFHQPTSKMPVGLSSGSSVPHSLPESSPRVSSSSEPLAPLSSTGRSSIGRSSTPTSTSSSSFVSSASSDEELDEEILHIISNANFDTMPMDCSTLDKDFDATFHTNSGSHFDFPDYCTPEVNEMISGDLLVPSISDLVFTY, via the coding sequence ATGACTCCAGCCGTCATTTTGAGTAGAGCGTCTTCCTCCATCATGGTACAGCAAAGGGGACACAAATACCCAGCAGTTATGGACAGTGATATGAGCCAAGAGGTTTTCTTGGGACTGGGTGCAGATGACAGGGAGGAGATTTTTGGACGGTTGCCCTCCAACAAAGACCCCAACTGGTGCAAGACTCCCACGGGTCACATCAAGAGGCCCATGAATGCATTCATGGTCTGGTCGCAGATCGAGAGACGGAAGATCATGGAACAGTGGCCAGACATGCACAATGCAGAGATCTCCAAACGCCTAGGCAAGCGCTGGAAACTCCTCCCCGACTATGAGAAGATCCCCTTCATCAAGGAAGCGGAGAGGCTCCGGCTAAAGCACATGGCCGACTACCCCGACTACAAGTACAGGCCCCGGAAGAAGAGCAAGAGCTCCATTCCCGTGCGGGTTGGGGACAAGGTCCCCTTGAAGACAAGCAAGTCCCACCAGGGTGGTCGCGCATCTGCTTCCGCAACCTCCACCGCCACCAGCAGAGGGCTCAAAATACGAACgccttcctccaaacacagagcCAGCTTCGACAGCAATAAGTTCAAAGGTTACGATGAGGGAATCAGCGATGATGACACAGTGGATGTAGAGTTGGCCAGTCCGATGACGAGCCAGCCAGGAGGGCAGAGGCCAGCCGTGGGTGTCTTCCACCACCAGCAGGCTGCCATGACCCCCGGCGAGCAGCAGACTCAGCTTGCAGCCCAGCTCAGAGTCAAAGTGTCGACCACCACCTTCCACCAGCCCACCTCCAAGATGCCTGTGGGCCTCTCCTCTGGTTCTTCAGTACCCCATAGCCTCCCAGAGTCATCCCCCAGGGTGTCCTCTTCCTCGGAGCCTctggctcccctctcctccaccggCCGCTCCTCCATCGGCCgttcctccacccccacctccaccagcTCCTCCTCCTTCGTGTCGTCGGCCTCCTCCGACGAGGAGCTGGACGAGGAGATTTTGCATATTATCTCCAACGCCAACTTCGACACCATGCCTATGGACTGCTCCACTCTGGACAAAGACTTTGACGCTACATTTCACACCAACTCAGGATCCCACTTCGATTTCCCTGATTACTGCACCCCGGAAGTGAATGAGATGATATCCGGGGACTTGCTGGTGCCCAGTATCTCTGACCTGGTGTTCACCTACTGA